The following coding sequences are from one Mycoplasma tullyi window:
- a CDS encoding DUF2779 domain-containing protein, translated as MQKKHIFKKTDFLNTFSRPKSLWKFSNSELLAIIQNELGISKDDYLDILDQLENENSSLIDFDDIDFITDELAQEESKNIYLNEVSKIKVKAKEYIKRRVLFQEVDYANLGEDNVKFVDGVFNESQIKYTDVFDLKQDRKALRIIDLADYQNTPLITAIDLHEIIKKHDYNESKLLILDGIYFNEKDQYFLQTNIESCLFERHKNGKIKATVYSLKNSTTTKRKDIVAFYYDYRVLLELGYEIVEWNVVLIKYALSKKNGVEFTTTNTVCHSKNSAALPEKLKEPNFFSKSLIENKASFKRSGYEKLTLDYPELKPEKTSFGDLLEILTFNVKEEDSKKTYNFVVDLMTIVKNAFENVFDEMMQIKETNIGKITLSNAYFSQFADNVHGTIIKYTLGKKVFEPFLLSGNVYKIAKFFDENNQLSFPLVNQNNEPFTIKNFMNYVSNNADTLKPVNYFTVLDKVYGSKPIDHYVFDEAKTVFNKLKPKKVYFDFESICHLFAPMNDVLPNMQIVTQNSYIIDHNDGQELICFNDVIDPCKLDVNWFAKIINDLHQGEDYSYVVYNKSFERSRLFEMAYYLERYKQYHPDQFIDQDNLNVDFVKKVKEIENNLFDLADFFNLSKKLLVIRSLNGFFSIKKTLLLTSQEQRKKAKAVDYATLNVKRGDMAQNLTAKRFLGLLSDQEWEQIAIDLATYCENDVRSMIAVEYYIRDLLKAN; from the coding sequence ATGCAAAAAAAACATATCTTCAAGAAAACCGATTTTTTAAACACTTTTAGTCGCCCTAAATCTTTATGAAAGTTTAGTAATAGCGAATTACTAGCGATTATTCAAAACGAATTGGGTATATCTAAAGATGATTATCTAGATATACTTGATCAATTAGAGAATGAAAACAGTTCATTAATTGATTTTGATGATATTGATTTTATTACTGATGAATTAGCTCAAGAAGAATCTAAGAATATCTATCTTAATGAAGTAAGTAAGATTAAAGTTAAAGCTAAAGAATACATTAAAAGAAGGGTTTTATTCCAAGAAGTAGATTATGCTAATCTAGGTGAAGATAACGTTAAATTTGTTGATGGCGTATTTAATGAATCTCAGATCAAATACACTGATGTTTTTGATCTAAAACAAGATCGAAAAGCACTAAGAATAATCGACTTAGCTGATTATCAAAACACACCTTTAATTACAGCAATCGATTTACACGAAATCATCAAAAAACACGATTATAATGAATCAAAATTATTAATCTTAGATGGAATTTATTTTAATGAAAAGGATCAATATTTCTTGCAAACTAATATTGAATCTTGTTTATTTGAAAGACATAAGAACGGAAAGATTAAAGCAACTGTTTATAGCTTAAAAAATTCAACCACAACCAAAAGAAAAGATATCGTTGCTTTTTATTATGATTATCGAGTTTTACTTGAACTAGGTTATGAGATCGTTGAATGAAATGTCGTATTAATTAAATACGCATTATCTAAAAAGAACGGAGTTGAATTTACTACTACAAACACAGTCTGTCATAGTAAAAACAGTGCCGCGCTTCCAGAAAAATTAAAAGAACCTAATTTCTTTAGTAAATCTTTAATTGAAAACAAAGCTAGTTTCAAACGTTCTGGTTATGAAAAACTAACTCTAGATTATCCAGAATTAAAACCGGAAAAAACATCGTTTGGAGATCTGTTAGAGATCCTGACATTTAACGTTAAAGAAGAAGATAGTAAGAAAACATATAACTTTGTTGTTGATTTAATGACGATAGTTAAAAACGCTTTTGAAAATGTTTTTGATGAAATGATGCAAATCAAAGAGACTAATATCGGAAAGATAACTTTATCAAATGCTTACTTTAGTCAGTTTGCAGATAATGTTCATGGAACAATCATTAAATACACTCTAGGAAAAAAAGTTTTTGAACCATTTTTATTAAGTGGAAATGTTTATAAAATTGCTAAATTCTTCGATGAAAATAATCAATTATCTTTTCCCTTAGTAAATCAAAACAACGAACCATTTACAATAAAAAACTTCATGAACTATGTATCAAATAATGCTGATACTCTAAAACCAGTTAATTATTTTACTGTCTTAGATAAGGTATATGGTTCAAAACCTATTGATCATTACGTCTTTGATGAAGCTAAAACAGTCTTTAATAAACTGAAACCTAAAAAAGTTTATTTTGATTTTGAATCAATTTGTCATCTATTTGCACCAATGAATGATGTGTTACCAAATATGCAAATTGTAACGCAAAATTCATATATTATTGATCATAATGATGGTCAAGAATTAATATGTTTTAATGATGTAATTGATCCATGTAAGCTAGATGTAAATTGGTTCGCTAAAATCATCAACGACCTTCACCAAGGTGAAGATTATAGTTATGTTGTTTATAATAAGTCGTTTGAGAGAAGTAGATTATTTGAAATGGCTTATTATCTTGAAAGATATAAGCAATATCATCCTGATCAATTTATTGATCAAGATAATCTAAATGTTGATTTCGTAAAAAAAGTTAAAGAAATTGAAAACAATTTATTTGATTTAGCTGATTTCTTTAACTTAAGTAAAAAGCTATTAGTAATTAGATCCCTAAACGGTTTTTTCTCAATTAAAAAAACCTTATTATTAACCTCACAAGAACAACGTAAGAAAGCTAAAGCTGTTGATTATGCTACTTTAAATGTTAAAAGAGGAGATATGGCACAAAACCTAACCGCTAAACGTTTCTTAGGTTTATTATCTGATCAAGAATGAGAACAAATCGCCATTGATTTAGCCACATATTGTGAAAATGATGTTAGATCAATGATTGCAGTTGAATACTATATAAGAGATCTACTCAAAGCTAATTAA
- a CDS encoding MPN207a family PTS transporter accessory protein — protein METTRIVFITLSTLALVICLVFWGTSFYMFYKRYRIRRTNYDGAFGKTISDKNMKLTWWQKNGGYLLFVSGLMILLFSVAGFASLANL, from the coding sequence ATGGAAACAACTAGAATTGTATTTATTACATTAAGCACTCTAGCGTTAGTGATTTGCTTAGTTTTTTGAGGTACATCATTCTACATGTTTTATAAAAGATATAGAATTAGACGCACAAACTACGACGGTGCTTTTGGTAAAACAATAAGTGATAAAAATATGAAATTAACATGATGGCAAAAGAATGGTGGGTATCTACTATTCGTTTCTGGATTGATGATTTTATTATTTTCTGTTGCAGGGTTTGCAAGTCTAGCTAATCTTTAA
- a CDS encoding YhcH/YjgK/YiaL family protein, giving the protein MIYDKLENFDKYLSVNKYFPKIKAFLEEHNYDLGHLRIGIHEIDGMNLYLNVLDSVVYQKTEARYELHQHYGDVHVVFNPGEIYFSQHAEDAKDMKVEIPYNEAKDVTFYVSDTTKDGVSNNRLVPSKNSFVVFLPGDLHAPRVSETPSDNIIKYIFKFRCS; this is encoded by the coding sequence ATGATTTACGACAAATTAGAGAATTTTGATAAATACTTATCTGTTAATAAGTATTTCCCTAAAATCAAAGCGTTTTTAGAAGAACACAACTATGATCTAGGTCATTTAAGAATTGGAATCCATGAGATCGATGGGATGAATCTTTACTTAAATGTTCTAGATTCAGTTGTTTATCAAAAAACAGAAGCTAGATATGAACTACACCAACACTATGGTGATGTTCATGTTGTGTTCAATCCTGGTGAAATCTATTTTAGTCAGCACGCTGAAGATGCTAAAGATATGAAAGTTGAAATTCCTTACAATGAAGCTAAGGATGTAACTTTTTATGTTTCAGACACGACTAAAGATGGTGTTTCAAACAATCGCTTAGTGCCATCAAAAAACTCTTTTGTTGTCTTTTTACCTGGGGATTTGCATGCTCCTAGAGTGTCTGAAACTCCAAGCGATAATATTATTAAGTACATATTTAAATTTAGATGTTCGTAA
- the rpmE gene encoding 50S ribosomal protein L31 yields the protein MKKDIHPELNKVSFLCSSCNNKFMLLSVIKAKEVHMDVCSKCHSFYIGETTQQVVKGRAEKLSSKFNQGKAHINKKAEEKPAKATTTKKSNDKAKSLKDL from the coding sequence ATGAAAAAAGATATCCATCCAGAATTGAATAAGGTTAGTTTCTTATGCTCTTCTTGTAATAACAAGTTCATGTTATTATCAGTAATTAAAGCTAAAGAAGTACACATGGACGTTTGTAGTAAATGTCACAGCTTTTATATTGGTGAAACTACTCAACAAGTAGTAAAAGGACGTGCTGAAAAACTATCTAGCAAGTTCAACCAAGGTAAAGCTCACATTAATAAAAAAGCTGAAGAAAAACCTGCTAAAGCTACAACTACTAAGAAATCTAACGACAAAGCTAAATCTCTTAAAGATTTATAA
- a CDS encoding peptide chain release factor N(5)-glutamine methyltransferase → MTFHELINYLTNNYSKYQEKYSWSFFLLIKHHSQKIENKTDLITLRNEEIDFNFNRFIKDCDRIYKDEYPVEYITNQIEINDLKLFVDETVLIPRLDTNAVIDKFIETINSRSDVINVLDICTGTGLIALTIKKRFPNYQVFGSDISKSAVKIANFNAVNNLLDVRFYVADYLDVFEQLTDEIDSLIINPPYLDEELKSNYIKEINYEPFNALFAKNGGTFFYEEIFRYLTTNKTNIKVLCMEFSELIYDKVVQLLKKYSLLDKTTFFNDANDKLRGFIIEW, encoded by the coding sequence ATGACTTTCCATGAATTAATTAATTACCTAACAAATAATTATTCAAAATATCAAGAGAAGTACTCTTGATCATTTTTTTTATTAATAAAACATCATTCTCAAAAAATAGAGAATAAAACTGATTTAATAACTTTACGTAATGAAGAAATAGATTTTAATTTTAATCGTTTTATTAAAGATTGCGATCGCATTTATAAAGATGAATATCCAGTTGAATATATTACGAATCAGATAGAAATAAACGATTTGAAACTATTTGTTGATGAAACAGTTTTAATTCCTAGGTTAGATACAAATGCTGTAATCGATAAGTTTATAGAAACAATTAATTCACGCTCAGACGTTATTAACGTTTTAGACATTTGTACAGGCACAGGATTGATTGCATTAACAATAAAAAAACGGTTTCCAAATTATCAAGTATTTGGATCAGATATTTCAAAATCAGCGGTAAAAATAGCTAATTTTAATGCTGTAAATAATTTATTAGATGTAAGGTTTTATGTTGCTGATTATCTAGATGTTTTTGAACAACTAACTGATGAAATAGATTCGCTAATTATTAATCCGCCTTATTTAGATGAAGAATTAAAATCTAATTACATTAAGGAAATAAACTACGAACCATTTAATGCTCTGTTCGCTAAAAATGGTGGAACGTTTTTTTATGAAGAAATATTCAGATATTTAACAACGAATAAAACTAATATTAAAGTTCTTTGTATGGAGTTTTCTGAACTCATATATGATAAGGTAGTGCAATTATTAAAGAAATATAGTTTATTAGATAAAACTACTTTTTTTAACGACGCTAACGATAAGTTGCGAGGGTTTATTATTGAATGATAG
- a CDS encoding YebC/PmpR family DNA-binding transcriptional regulator: MPRKHLIANQINKKQQSNAKLWQKLAKEIKAAVKVGGTDPETNYRLKAAIDKALTYNLSKDSINRNIYGSSNKEDDQLIEAEYEIYGPGGLGIIVRTLSDNPNRVISSLNGYISKLKGSLAKPNSVKINFQEQGIILTDLNNYHDEALLELLIDYELIDINSDEEGYEIITVPNAYYEVKKKLEAAGFKIHHSELKLIPLLYVQLTPEQNEMFERFSASCENDDDIQWIVANNQ; the protein is encoded by the coding sequence ATGCCTAGAAAACACTTGATTGCCAACCAGATTAATAAAAAACAACAATCTAATGCTAAGTTGTGACAAAAATTAGCTAAAGAAATCAAAGCAGCTGTTAAAGTCGGAGGAACTGATCCTGAAACTAATTACCGACTTAAAGCTGCTATTGATAAAGCATTAACTTACAACTTATCAAAAGATTCAATCAACCGTAATATTTATGGAAGTAGTAATAAAGAAGATGACCAGTTGATTGAAGCTGAGTATGAGATCTATGGTCCTGGTGGGTTAGGAATTATTGTAAGAACATTATCAGATAATCCCAACCGGGTAATCTCTTCATTAAATGGTTATATTTCTAAACTAAAGGGTTCATTGGCTAAACCTAATAGTGTTAAGATTAACTTCCAAGAACAAGGGATTATCTTAACTGATCTTAACAACTATCATGACGAAGCATTATTAGAGTTATTAATCGATTATGAACTAATCGATATTAACTCTGATGAAGAAGGTTATGAGATTATTACTGTACCTAATGCTTATTATGAAGTTAAGAAGAAACTAGAAGCTGCTGGGTTTAAGATCCATCATTCTGAACTTAAATTAATTCCACTTTTATACGTGCAATTAACTCCAGAACAAAATGAAATGTTTGAACGATTTAGTGCATCATGCGAAAATGATGATGACATTCAATGAATTGTAGCCAATAATCAATAA
- the prfA gene encoding peptide chain release factor 1, whose protein sequence is MEYNKQMYETLVAIKATAEKLNKELEGLTNDFKRIHAINKELKQKKQLLEVFETYDKLVVSGLEAEKIINDNAMKEFHELAILDLDAAKEQIPDLEEKLKVLLLPADPNDDKEVIVEMRPAAGGDESSIFVGNMFDLYKEYCSKHGWKINVIEMLPTSVGYSFISFEINGEDVYSKMKFESGVHRVQRVPATEAKGRVHTSTITIAVLPQQDDVEIEINPSDLRIDTYRASGAGGQHVNRTESAVRITHIPTGIVAACQEGKSQISNRETAMKMLRSKLWEAAEKEKNDALSSLRKNQVGSGDRAEKIRTYNYPQNRVTDHRINMSLNSLDRFMMGDIDEMIDALRSKEQEEKMKLIMNE, encoded by the coding sequence ATGGAATACAACAAACAGATGTATGAAACATTAGTAGCAATTAAAGCTACTGCAGAAAAGTTAAATAAAGAACTAGAAGGTTTAACTAATGACTTTAAGCGGATTCATGCAATTAATAAAGAATTAAAACAAAAGAAACAATTGCTAGAAGTTTTTGAAACTTATGACAAATTGGTTGTAAGTGGTCTAGAAGCTGAAAAGATCATTAATGATAATGCGATGAAGGAATTTCATGAGTTAGCGATTCTTGATTTAGATGCAGCTAAAGAACAGATTCCCGATTTAGAAGAAAAACTAAAAGTTTTATTATTACCAGCAGATCCTAATGATGATAAGGAAGTGATCGTAGAAATGCGTCCAGCTGCTGGTGGTGATGAATCTTCGATCTTCGTTGGAAATATGTTTGATCTTTATAAGGAATATTGTTCTAAACATGGTTGAAAGATCAACGTTATTGAAATGTTGCCAACTTCTGTAGGTTATAGCTTTATTTCATTTGAAATTAATGGTGAAGATGTTTATTCAAAGATGAAGTTTGAATCAGGTGTTCACCGTGTTCAAAGAGTGCCCGCCACTGAAGCAAAAGGCCGAGTTCATACGTCTACAATTACGATCGCGGTGTTACCTCAACAAGATGATGTTGAGATTGAAATTAATCCATCTGATTTAAGAATTGATACTTATCGAGCTTCTGGAGCTGGTGGTCAACACGTTAATAGAACTGAAAGTGCAGTAAGAATTACTCATATTCCAACTGGAATTGTCGCAGCTTGTCAAGAAGGTAAATCACAAATTTCTAACCGTGAAACCGCAATGAAAATGCTTCGTTCAAAATTATGAGAAGCAGCTGAAAAAGAAAAGAATGATGCTTTATCTTCACTAAGAAAGAACCAGGTTGGTTCTGGTGATCGCGCAGAAAAGATCAGAACGTATAACTACCCACAAAATCGTGTAACTGATCACAGAATCAATATGTCATTAAACAGTTTGGATCGATTCATGATGGGAGACATTGATGAAATGATCGATGCATTACGTTCTAAAGAACAAGAAGAAAAAATGAAATTAATTATGAACGAATAG
- a CDS encoding PTS transporter subunit IIABC, with protein MASTTNQVQGQKHSSERWKKFSGHFKEVVGKLSAGIMIPIALLPIAGLLLGIFAAVQNNISQTAQPGVYAMAAFFKNGADAIFGNLPVLFAVAIAVAFTNQSGIAALAALVGWIVFNATQSALIFQIPNTETFRILYYPALPKTVLATNVGIQSLSTSVFGGVIVGAISAVLFNKFHTIQLPKVIGFFNGNRFVPIITLLTMLPLALVTLMIWPGVGLGLNALGENLGFLARNSNFNSFIFGYVERALVPFGLHHAFYTPLWFTSAGGTIANIVTDQAGQGAIAPLIVVDENGQKVVRSIIGIAASKDAMKPAGFQAQNWMFWGQVVKALNPGQTISTESLSGDQRLWFTINSLFVNKSVYLSGAELPYTFTFKSFADSTLNHPALIQSITRNGATISGANLLAMVNSSTTGGIDLQPTDVLNYAFPGVNPGQYEQGKYAFMIFGLPAAGAAMIMAAPKDQRKYAASIIISAAFTSFLTGITEPIEFTFLFLAPYLFWGFHAFFCAVSFWLTSLLGGNIGQTFSGGIIDLTIYGFVPDALGAKTNSWLPLVIGLFYIPLYYFTFYFVITKRNIETPGRGAGMKLYTKADYQAKVANKDAGSAKDGSSNFKPIEITSYKLMKAFGGRDNITAVNACATKLRVSVKTKEKVSFGEIGALGSLGTYAVSDTLVHAVYGGDADIIKSYMQKMVKDDYDASAIEKAAGGAPAKEAEKPVGDAPAKGTDKPAADPATKEIDPSMPKATPEVDHKLSDVIEVFSPVKGTVRDLADLPDPSFAGKIMGDGVSIDPEDGMFYAPVEGKLELAYNTGHAYFFDANGAKILIHIGIDTVSLNSDNSDTNNLVGFKMFAKSGDNVSLKKSPVVQANLEMIKMKELSTSSPILALTETLANYDLKVVVKPGDKVNVGDLLFKLIKKNK; from the coding sequence ATGGCTTCAACTACAAATCAAGTTCAAGGTCAGAAACATTCTTCAGAGCGCTGAAAGAAGTTTTCTGGTCACTTTAAAGAAGTTGTTGGTAAGCTGTCTGCAGGGATCATGATTCCGATTGCTTTATTACCGATTGCAGGGTTATTGCTAGGGATCTTTGCTGCAGTGCAAAACAACATTAGTCAGACTGCACAACCTGGTGTGTATGCGATGGCTGCCTTCTTTAAAAATGGTGCTGATGCGATATTCGGTAACCTTCCAGTGTTATTTGCTGTTGCAATTGCAGTAGCATTTACTAACCAATCAGGAATAGCTGCATTAGCTGCTCTTGTTGGATGGATTGTTTTTAATGCTACACAATCAGCATTAATCTTCCAAATTCCTAATACAGAAACATTTAGAATTCTATATTACCCCGCACTTCCAAAGACAGTGTTAGCTACTAACGTTGGTATTCAATCGTTAAGTACATCAGTATTTGGTGGGGTAATTGTTGGTGCTATCTCAGCTGTATTATTCAACAAGTTCCACACAATCCAATTACCTAAAGTTATTGGATTCTTCAACGGTAACCGTTTTGTTCCAATCATTACATTACTAACAATGTTACCGTTAGCTCTTGTAACATTGATGATTTGACCTGGTGTTGGTCTTGGTTTAAATGCATTAGGTGAAAACCTAGGATTTTTAGCAAGAAATAGTAACTTCAACTCATTCATCTTTGGTTATGTTGAAAGAGCACTAGTTCCATTTGGTCTACACCACGCTTTCTATACTCCTTTATGATTCACTAGTGCTGGTGGTACGATTGCTAACATTGTTACTGATCAAGCTGGTCAAGGTGCTATTGCTCCATTAATCGTTGTTGATGAAAATGGTCAAAAAGTAGTTCGTTCAATCATTGGTATTGCTGCAAGTAAAGATGCGATGAAACCAGCTGGTTTCCAAGCTCAAAACTGAATGTTCTGAGGTCAAGTTGTTAAAGCACTTAACCCTGGTCAAACAATTAGTACTGAGAGTTTAAGCGGTGACCAAAGATTATGATTCACGATTAACTCACTATTTGTTAACAAATCTGTTTATCTAAGTGGTGCAGAACTCCCTTACACATTCACATTCAAATCATTTGCTGACTCAACTCTAAACCACCCTGCATTAATCCAATCTATTACTAGAAACGGTGCTACTATTTCAGGTGCAAACCTGTTAGCAATGGTTAATAGTTCTACAACTGGTGGTATTGATTTACAACCAACTGACGTATTAAACTATGCGTTCCCTGGTGTAAACCCTGGTCAATATGAACAAGGTAAATATGCATTCATGATTTTTGGTTTACCAGCTGCTGGTGCTGCAATGATTATGGCTGCTCCTAAAGACCAAAGAAAATACGCTGCTTCAATCATCATTTCAGCTGCATTCACTTCATTCTTAACTGGTATTACAGAACCAATCGAATTTACCTTCTTATTCTTAGCACCTTATCTGTTCTGAGGATTCCACGCATTCTTCTGTGCGGTTTCATTCTGATTAACAAGCTTATTAGGTGGTAACATCGGTCAAACATTCTCTGGTGGTATTATTGACTTAACTATCTACGGATTTGTTCCTGATGCACTAGGTGCTAAGACTAATAGCTGACTTCCATTAGTAATTGGTCTGTTCTATATCCCGCTGTACTACTTCACATTCTACTTCGTGATTACTAAACGTAACATTGAGACTCCTGGACGTGGTGCTGGTATGAAACTTTACACCAAAGCTGATTACCAAGCAAAAGTTGCTAACAAAGATGCTGGTAGTGCAAAAGATGGATCAAGTAACTTCAAACCAATCGAAATCACTTCATACAAATTAATGAAAGCATTTGGTGGAAGAGATAACATTACTGCTGTTAATGCTTGTGCGACAAAATTAAGAGTATCAGTTAAAACTAAAGAAAAAGTAAGCTTTGGAGAAATTGGTGCACTTGGTTCATTAGGTACTTATGCTGTTAGTGACACTCTAGTTCACGCTGTATATGGTGGTGATGCTGATATCATCAAATCATACATGCAAAAGATGGTTAAGGATGATTATGATGCTTCTGCGATTGAAAAAGCAGCTGGTGGTGCACCTGCTAAAGAAGCTGAAAAACCTGTAGGTGATGCTCCAGCTAAAGGCACTGACAAACCTGCTGCTGATCCAGCTACTAAAGAAATCGATCCATCAATGCCAAAAGCAACTCCTGAAGTTGATCACAAACTATCTGATGTAATTGAAGTATTCAGTCCTGTTAAAGGTACTGTAAGAGATCTTGCTGATCTTCCAGATCCTTCATTTGCTGGTAAGATCATGGGTGATGGGGTAAGCATCGATCCAGAAGATGGAATGTTCTACGCTCCTGTTGAAGGTAAATTAGAACTTGCTTACAACACTGGTCACGCCTACTTCTTTGATGCTAATGGTGCTAAGATCTTAATCCACATCGGAATTGATACCGTATCATTAAACTCTGACAACTCAGATACAAACAACTTAGTTGGTTTCAAGATGTTTGCTAAATCTGGTGATAATGTTTCACTTAAAAAATCTCCAGTTGTTCAAGCTAACCTAGAGATGATTAAGATGAAAGAACTTTCAACAAGTTCACCAATTCTAGCTTTAACAGAAACACTAGCTAACTACGATCTTAAGGTTGTTGTTAAACCTGGAGACAAGGTAAATGTTGGTGATCTACTGTTCAAATTAATTAAAAAGAACAAGTAG
- a CDS encoding NADP-dependent glyceraldehyde-3-phosphate dehydrogenase — translation MSDSNCIKKKVCNASSYNFKDKYHNLKGLINNQEVGSSKLIEIKSPIDLELSGSFYGMTAEEIDDAYEKANAAFKSWSKAGYEYRKAKILKFAELLDADKEEFANLLTDNIAKAYKESLAEVTRSIQYIHDTISVYEDMINHPLVMDESVHHVKGKVGKFVREPLGVVLNISPWNYPLNTPLSKMIPTLIAGNTVVYKVATQAAIIGIRLAHLFKQAGFDPGVVQCVVGLGREIGDKLNTNKHIKSISFTGSTPVGLSLLRQSAVGNISLELGGKDAALILSDYDKEKTIKEIIKGAYGYSGQRCTAIKRVFIKHEDADEFVQLLKKEVEELHLGNPLNNPSLVPVIDQYSANYIKELYDDAVAKKATVLVGGDFEKNWIPAILLDNVTPDMRVAWEEPFGPILPIIRVKDEAEMVKLHNQSEYGLQASIFTNDQAKFDELANQLEVGTVNWNRSSSRGPDFFPFMGVKDSGVGVQGIKDTILSVTRYKGFVYNR, via the coding sequence ATGAGTGATAGCAATTGTATAAAGAAAAAGGTCTGTAATGCATCTTCTTATAATTTTAAGGATAAATATCACAACTTAAAAGGGTTAATTAATAACCAAGAAGTTGGTAGTAGTAAACTAATTGAGATCAAATCTCCAATCGATCTTGAACTAAGTGGTTCATTTTATGGGATGACTGCTGAAGAAATTGATGATGCTTATGAAAAGGCGAATGCTGCTTTTAAATCTTGATCTAAAGCAGGCTATGAATACCGTAAAGCTAAGATCTTAAAGTTCGCGGAATTACTAGATGCAGACAAAGAAGAATTTGCTAACTTATTAACTGATAATATTGCTAAAGCATATAAAGAGTCACTTGCTGAAGTGACTCGTTCAATCCAATATATTCACGACACGATTAGTGTTTATGAAGATATGATAAATCATCCATTAGTAATGGATGAAAGTGTTCACCACGTTAAAGGTAAGGTGGGTAAGTTTGTTCGTGAACCACTAGGTGTGGTTTTAAATATTTCACCTTGGAATTACCCCCTAAACACACCGTTATCAAAGATGATCCCAACACTAATTGCGGGTAATACGGTGGTTTATAAGGTAGCAACTCAAGCTGCAATTATCGGAATCAGATTAGCTCATTTATTCAAACAAGCTGGCTTTGATCCAGGTGTTGTGCAATGTGTTGTTGGGTTAGGTCGTGAGATTGGCGATAAGTTAAATACCAACAAACACATTAAATCAATTTCATTTACTGGAAGTACTCCAGTTGGTTTAAGTTTACTTAGGCAATCTGCAGTTGGTAATATCTCACTTGAATTAGGTGGAAAAGATGCAGCTTTAATCTTAAGTGATTATGATAAAGAAAAGACAATCAAAGAGATCATTAAAGGCGCTTATGGTTATTCTGGACAAAGATGTACGGCAATCAAAAGAGTCTTCATTAAGCATGAGGATGCTGACGAATTTGTTCAATTATTAAAAAAAGAAGTTGAAGAACTTCATTTAGGTAATCCTCTAAACAACCCTTCATTAGTTCCGGTTATTGATCAGTATTCAGCTAATTATATTAAAGAATTATATGATGATGCTGTTGCTAAAAAAGCAACTGTATTAGTTGGTGGTGATTTTGAAAAGAACTGAATTCCAGCAATCTTATTAGACAACGTTACGCCTGATATGCGAGTTGCTTGAGAAGAACCTTTTGGTCCAATTTTACCGATCATTCGCGTTAAAGATGAAGCTGAAATGGTAAAATTACATAACCAATCTGAGTATGGTTTACAAGCAAGTATCTTCACCAACGATCAAGCTAAATTTGATGAATTAGCCAACCAACTAGAAGTTGGAACAGTTAATTGAAACCGTTCATCTTCAAGAGGTCCTGACTTCTTTCCATTCATGGGAGTAAAAGATTCAGGTGTTGGTGTTCAAGGAATTAAGGACACAATCTTGTCTGTAACACGGTACAAAGGTTTTGTTTATAATCGCTAA